TTCTACAATCCAATTCGTTTGCGATATTGTGTTGGTGTTAAGCCTGTGCATTTTTTAAAGGTTTTCGTAAAATGGGGATAATCTCCATATCCAATAGCTTCTGCGATCTCATACGTCTTATAAATAGGATTATGCAGCAGGTCTTTTGCTTTCTCTATTCGCTTCTTCGTGATGAACTGTTTGAAACTTATTCCCATTTCTTGTTTAAACTCCATACTGAAGTAGGAGGGAGACATATCTACTAGATTCGCAACTTCTTGCAAGGATACATTTTCTTTAGTGAAGTGTTCTTCAATGTACGAAACCACAGTTAAAATGTTTTTTCTATGACCATATTTCCTCTTTTCTTTTACCGTATTGATGATTGATTCACAAAGGTTCACCATAAAATCTTTCATATTCTTCTCTTTATCAGGTAATGATCTCTCATCTATACAGGGGAGGTCACTCATCCGTTCAGTTTGATTTTTTAATTCACCTTTCATATACGTTATTAAATCCGTATATAGCCGCTTCATCGTTTGCTCTTCTACTTGTTTGTTCAATAGTTGCTGGTGAATCTCTTCCATTTTAGTACGTACATGTTGCTCTTCTAATAACCATATATGACTAACGAGTTCTTCAGCAAATACTTTTACGTTCCAGAGCCATTCACTTCGTTCTTTTGAAGCTTTATCTTTTGTTTCAAGATGGTGATAAACCTTTTGTAATGACGCTAAAAATTGGTCCGGTTTAATCGGTTTTAAAAGAAAATCAACTACCCCAAAGCGGAGGGCCGTTTGTGCATATTCAAATTCATCATAGCCAGAAACAACGATAAATTGGGTGTGATTATTCATTTCTTTAACCTTTTGAATAAAAGAAAGTCCATTCATTTTAGGCATACGAATGTCTGTTATGACAAGATCGGGAGATAGGTCTGTACATAGTTGAAGGGCATCTTCACCATCAATTGCTTCGCCAACTAATTCAAATCCTGTTTGGTTCTTAAGAATTAGTGCATGGATGCTACGTTTAATAAGCTTTTCATCATCAACTGTAATAACCTTATACATCATCTATGCCTCCTTCATTTGCTTTTCCACTGCAAAGGGTAAACGTACTTCTATGACGGTGCCTGTCTCATCAGACTTTTGTATAGATAAACCATAAGGAAACCCGAATTGAGTGCACAAACGTTTGTGAACATTCATTAACCCTATACGCTTGGTAGATTTTTGGGGTTCAGGTGGATCAACATTATGAGTGAACGCATAGTTGTATGTTTCGATCGTATCTGGTGACATGCCTTTTCCTAAATCAACAACGAACACTTGATAATAATAAGTCGTTTTCTTCCCATAGATGCCAATAAATTCAGGGGCTAATTGATGCTCTTCATAACCATGAATGAACGCATTTTCTAGAATAGGTTGAAGGGTTAATCGAGCAGTTATAACATCTTGTAAGTCAGAATCATTTAGATCATAAATGACACGAAGCTTTTCGAACCGTTCTTGTTGTATTTGTAAATAGGATTTAATTTGTGCCATTTCTTCTTGGAGGGTTACCACTTTTTTTGTATTACTTACATTATATCGGAACATATCTGCAAGAGAGGTTGTCATGTTACTAATGGTTGGTTGATTCTCAATAATCGCATAGGAGTTAATAATTTCTAAGGTGTTGTATAAAAAGTGAGGATTGATTTGTGATTGCATAGCTTGCAATTCCGATTCACGGGTTCTTAATTCCAATTCCTTTTCTTTAAGTTTTGCAAGATGAACTTGTTCTATCAATCGATCAAGTTCTGTAGTCATGGTATAAAAGCTTTCATAAAGATCGCTCACTTCATCATTTTGATAAAGAGGAAATGGTTTCTTTCGTTCGAGATTTAGATTGCCAGATTCAGCACTTTTCATTAACTTTTGTAGATTCTCTAATGAATACGTTAACGAAAAAGAGAAGCCACCTACAAAAAATAGGGCTGCACCAATTAGGATTAATCCTACCCATATCGTAGAATTACGCAGTTTAATTAGGTTACCCATAATCCTGTCCATCGGTACACTGGCGATGAGTCCCCATTTTAATTCAGTATTTGGAAATTCCTCATGAACTAATAACGTATTTTCTTTATTTTCTCTTTGAACAGAAATGTTTGATTGGAAGGAGTGAGATATGGATGTTGTGCCTAACAACTCTTCATTAGAATGATACATAATCTTGTGGTGTTCATTAACTATCCAGACATTATTAAAATGGCTAAGGGTTACCTCATTGATAATTTTAGCTAGTTGGTTTAACTGCAAATGAATGATTAGTAATCCAGTTGTCTCATAGGTTGTTTTATCATACAGCTTCCTAACTATTGGTATTACAGAAGTATGTTGTATCTTTTCTACATCTAACACTTCATAGGTATCGAACGAATCTACTTTCTTCCATAGCTCGATATTTCTGTTGCGAATCTCATCCATATCCAAAAATGTGTTTACTTGGCTGTAATTGTTTACTTGCATGACATTTTTATTAATGAGTGATATACCAAATATATCCGAACGACCATTAAGAATAGATGCAAAAGCTTCTTCCTGTATTTGTTTAGAGAGTTGAAAAGTCGTGAATTTGTCTTTAGGTTGAGGCTGTAAATCTACATATTGTTTAACTTGTAGATTAGTCTGGAAGGGGGCAGTAGCCTTTTTAAGGTCTTCTAAATAGAAATTTAGATATTGATTGGTTTGGTTTAATAGGTGTTGACTATATTGAATAGCATTTTGTTCAAGGGAAGATGTGGTTTTTTCATACCAAAAATAACCGAATAGAATAAGGGGAGCACATACGAAAAAAAGGATGACAAAAAATAGCTTGGACTTAATGGACGTACGTTTAGTAAATGGAATATACATGTAAATCCCCCTTATATACGACATACTGCATATGATTGGCATGGAAGGTAGGAGCAAGATCAACGAAATCTAATTACAGAAAATTCTTTATTTTCATTTTATTGAAAAAAACACAAACAATCAAATGAAATTACATTCTCTTATAAAAAAAACAGAGTAGTATTAAGTTTGAAAGCGTTATCAATAAACGAAGGGGGAATTTTAACATGTCTAAGGTAAGATGGCCTCGGCTAGTGTTGTATTTGTTTGCTCTATTTGCTCTAGTGCTATCCGCTTGTTCTAACCAAACAGAAGGGGACGCTGAGCAAGATGGAGACAATGATTCTACTAGTGAAGAACAAGTTAAAATTACGTTAGGATTTTATTCTTCTGGAAGTGCTGATCAAAAAATGGAAGAGCTTATTAACAAATTTGAACAAGCACATCCCAACATCAAGGTGAAAACTCAAAACGCTCCTTATTCTCAATTCTTCCAAAAATTAGATACGCAAATCGCAGGTGGTACCGCTCCTGATGTCTGGTTATCAGATGGGGTGTTTGTTCAAAAGTATGCTGAACGAGGGGCTGCAAAGGATTTAACGGAATGGATCAATAATGACTTAAACAAGGACGAATATTACGGCTTAGATTTTAACAAGGATGCTGACGGTAAGTATTGGGCTGTCCCTCAGGGAATTCAAATTGGTGCCCTCTTTTATAATAAAGATATGTTTGATAAAGCAGGTGTAGACTATCCGGATGATAGTTGGACATGGGATGATTTAAAGGAAGCGGGAGCTAAGTTAACATTAGATGCTAATGATAACGATGCCAATGCTTCTTCCTTTGATACAAGTACAGTGAAACAATTTGGTCTTACATTTTTTAATATAACCGAAGGCTGGATGCCAGTATTGAAATCATATGGCGGTGGTGTCCTTGGGGATGAGTTAAAGAATTCCATTGTGGACTCTACCGAAAACAAAGAGGCTATGAACTGGATTGTAGATGGAATGGAACGAGGGATTTTAACTGATCCCGCTGATCTTCAAGCTTTCCAAAGTCCAATGTCTCCTTTTCCTAGTGAAACAGCTGCGATGAGAATTGGCATTTATGCTCGAGTACTTGCGGCAAATGAAACAGGTGTAAATTATGATGTTACCGTTCTACCAAAAGGTCCAAGTGGAGAGCGTTTCTCGCCAGTTATTGCAAACTCCTGGATTATCAGTGAGAGTGCTTCTGATGCGAAAGCACAAGCTGCTTGGGAATGGATCAAATATTGGGTAACAGAAGATAAAGTTCAAAGAGAATGGGCGGAACTTGGGGAAGCAGTTCCTGTTAAAAAGTCTGTAGCTAACTCTGATTTATTCTTAGGATCTGGTGAAAAACCTGAGAACAAGCAGGCTTTCTTAGACAGTTTTGATTTTGCAGGTACGCTTGATGTAAATGCTGTATGGTCTGAATGGGTGAAAGTAT
This genomic stretch from Pontibacillus yanchengensis harbors:
- a CDS encoding sensor histidine kinase, producing MYIPFTKRTSIKSKLFFVILFFVCAPLILFGYFWYEKTTSSLEQNAIQYSQHLLNQTNQYLNFYLEDLKKATAPFQTNLQVKQYVDLQPQPKDKFTTFQLSKQIQEEAFASILNGRSDIFGISLINKNVMQVNNYSQVNTFLDMDEIRNRNIELWKKVDSFDTYEVLDVEKIQHTSVIPIVRKLYDKTTYETTGLLIIHLQLNQLAKIINEVTLSHFNNVWIVNEHHKIMYHSNEELLGTTSISHSFQSNISVQRENKENTLLVHEEFPNTELKWGLIASVPMDRIMGNLIKLRNSTIWVGLILIGAALFFVGGFSFSLTYSLENLQKLMKSAESGNLNLERKKPFPLYQNDEVSDLYESFYTMTTELDRLIEQVHLAKLKEKELELRTRESELQAMQSQINPHFLYNTLEIINSYAIIENQPTISNMTTSLADMFRYNVSNTKKVVTLQEEMAQIKSYLQIQQERFEKLRVIYDLNDSDLQDVITARLTLQPILENAFIHGYEEHQLAPEFIGIYGKKTTYYYQVFVVDLGKGMSPDTIETYNYAFTHNVDPPEPQKSTKRIGLMNVHKRLCTQFGFPYGLSIQKSDETGTVIEVRLPFAVEKQMKEA
- a CDS encoding ABC transporter substrate-binding protein, with amino-acid sequence MSKVRWPRLVLYLFALFALVLSACSNQTEGDAEQDGDNDSTSEEQVKITLGFYSSGSADQKMEELINKFEQAHPNIKVKTQNAPYSQFFQKLDTQIAGGTAPDVWLSDGVFVQKYAERGAAKDLTEWINNDLNKDEYYGLDFNKDADGKYWAVPQGIQIGALFYNKDMFDKAGVDYPDDSWTWDDLKEAGAKLTLDANDNDANASSFDTSTVKQFGLTFFNITEGWMPVLKSYGGGVLGDELKNSIVDSTENKEAMNWIVDGMERGILTDPADLQAFQSPMSPFPSETAAMRIGIYARVLAANETGVNYDVTVLPKGPSGERFSPVIANSWIISESASDAKAQAAWEWIKYWVTEDKVQREWAELGEAVPVKKSVANSDLFLGSGEKPENKQAFLDSFDFAGTLDVNAVWSEWVKVFGDNVNRAFLGETSVDDALEEADQEVQKVLDEFYNNQ
- a CDS encoding response regulator transcription factor, producing the protein MMYKVITVDDEKLIKRSIHALILKNQTGFELVGEAIDGEDALQLCTDLSPDLVITDIRMPKMNGLSFIQKVKEMNNHTQFIVVSGYDEFEYAQTALRFGVVDFLLKPIKPDQFLASLQKVYHHLETKDKASKERSEWLWNVKVFAEELVSHIWLLEEQHVRTKMEEIHQQLLNKQVEEQTMKRLYTDLITYMKGELKNQTERMSDLPCIDERSLPDKEKNMKDFMVNLCESIINTVKEKRKYGHRKNILTVVSYIEEHFTKENVSLQEVANLVDMSPSYFSMEFKQEMGISFKQFITKKRIEKAKDLLHNPIYKTYEIAEAIGYGDYPHFTKTFKKCTGLTPTQYRKRIGL